One genomic window of Phoenix dactylifera cultivar Barhee BC4 chromosome 6, palm_55x_up_171113_PBpolish2nd_filt_p, whole genome shotgun sequence includes the following:
- the LOC103713258 gene encoding purple acid phosphatase 4-like isoform X2 — protein MGRIGEVLDIDFVISTGDNFYEDGLTGVDDKAFEESFTSIYTAKSLQKPWYAVLGNHDYRGNVAAQLNPILRRIDNRWICMRSFIVNAEIVEFFFVDTTPFVKKYWIDPEDDHYDWRGVAPREKYISNLLKDLHQALKESSAAWKIVVGHHTMRSVSDHGDTQELLTLLLPILKSNEVDLYINGHDHCLQHISSKDSPLQYLTSGGGSKAWRGVFTPNADKLRFFYDGQGFMSLQLTKTNANVAFYDVFGRVLYKWSMDKQLDKEM, from the exons ATGGGAAGGATCGGAGAGGTGCTGGATATAGATTTTGTGATATCCACCGGCGATAATTTCTATGAAGATGGATTAACAGGCGTCGATGACAAGGCATTCGAGGAGTCATTTACCAGCATATACACTGCAAAGAGCTTACAAAAGCCATGGTATGCTG TTTTGGGGAATCATGACTATAGAGGAAACGTGGCAGCACAATTGAATCCTATCCTCCGAAGGATTGACAACCGTTGGATTTGCATGAGATCTTTTATTGTTAATGCAG AAATTGTGGAGTTCTTCTTTGTGGACACTACCCCGTTCGTCAAAAAGTATTGGATCGATCCAGAGGATGACCACTATGATTGGAGGGGAGTCGCTCCTCGTGAAAAGTATATATCGAATCTCTTGAAG GATTTGCATCAGGCGCTGAAAGAATCCTCAGCAGCATGGAAGATTGTTGTAGGACACCATACCATGAGAAGCGTCAGCGATCATGGAGACACCCAAGAGCTCCTGACACTGCTGCTCCCAATTCTTAAG TCTAATGAAGTCGACTTGTATATCAATGGGCACGACCATTGCCTACAGCACATTAGCAGCAAGGACAG TCCACTCCAATATCTGACAAGTGGAGGTGGCTCGAAGGCATGGAGGGGTGTCTTCACTCCAAACGCAGATAAACTTCGATTCTTCTATGATGGCCAAGGGTTCATGTCGCTTCAACTAACCAAGACCAATGCCAATGTAGCGTTCTACGATGTCTTCGGCCGAGTCTTGTACAAATGGAGCATGGACAAACAGCTTGACAAGGAAATGTAG
- the LOC103713258 gene encoding purple acid phosphatase 3-like isoform X1, producing MAGLCSKSVALDLLLLLLLVALSSFLSCSAELRRLDHPLKNDGSLSLLVIGDWGRKGAYNQSEVATQMGRIGEVLDIDFVISTGDNFYEDGLTGVDDKAFEESFTSIYTAKSLQKPWYAVLGNHDYRGNVAAQLNPILRRIDNRWICMRSFIVNAEIVEFFFVDTTPFVKKYWIDPEDDHYDWRGVAPREKYISNLLKDLHQALKESSAAWKIVVGHHTMRSVSDHGDTQELLTLLLPILKSNEVDLYINGHDHCLQHISSKDSPLQYLTSGGGSKAWRGVFTPNADKLRFFYDGQGFMSLQLTKTNANVAFYDVFGRVLYKWSMDKQLDKEM from the exons ATGGCTGGGCTTTGCAGCAAATCCGTGGCTCtggatctccttctcctcctcctcctcgtggCTCTTTCCTCCTTTCTTTCCTGTTCTGCGGAGCTTCGGAGGCTCGACCACCCGTTAAAAAATGATGGCTCTCTCAGCCTTCTAGTGATCGGAGATTGGGGAAGGAAAGGAGCGTATAACCAATCCGAAGTCGCAACTCAG ATGGGAAGGATCGGAGAGGTGCTGGATATAGATTTTGTGATATCCACCGGCGATAATTTCTATGAAGATGGATTAACAGGCGTCGATGACAAGGCATTCGAGGAGTCATTTACCAGCATATACACTGCAAAGAGCTTACAAAAGCCATGGTATGCTG TTTTGGGGAATCATGACTATAGAGGAAACGTGGCAGCACAATTGAATCCTATCCTCCGAAGGATTGACAACCGTTGGATTTGCATGAGATCTTTTATTGTTAATGCAG AAATTGTGGAGTTCTTCTTTGTGGACACTACCCCGTTCGTCAAAAAGTATTGGATCGATCCAGAGGATGACCACTATGATTGGAGGGGAGTCGCTCCTCGTGAAAAGTATATATCGAATCTCTTGAAG GATTTGCATCAGGCGCTGAAAGAATCCTCAGCAGCATGGAAGATTGTTGTAGGACACCATACCATGAGAAGCGTCAGCGATCATGGAGACACCCAAGAGCTCCTGACACTGCTGCTCCCAATTCTTAAG TCTAATGAAGTCGACTTGTATATCAATGGGCACGACCATTGCCTACAGCACATTAGCAGCAAGGACAG TCCACTCCAATATCTGACAAGTGGAGGTGGCTCGAAGGCATGGAGGGGTGTCTTCACTCCAAACGCAGATAAACTTCGATTCTTCTATGATGGCCAAGGGTTCATGTCGCTTCAACTAACCAAGACCAATGCCAATGTAGCGTTCTACGATGTCTTCGGCCGAGTCTTGTACAAATGGAGCATGGACAAACAGCTTGACAAGGAAATGTAG